The genomic region ATAATGCATAAGACTTTATTAAGCAACTTATCATTGTAAATAACATTGCTGCTTGGATAACCACTCCTTTAAAACGTGGTATTGTTTGACAAACCAAATATTGAACATAGCCAAAAACACCAGCTAATAATAAATACTTAACGAATGTTGTTCCATAAACTGTAAAGTTAAATTCCATTGTAATTCCCCCTTTTTATTAGTTACATCATATCACAAATTAAAATGTCTAGCCAATACTTGCTACATAATTTCCCCTAGATATTCCTTATCTTGCCAATAATCTAATATCCTTTTATCTTGGGGTCCTTTTGAAATAATATATTTCATTTTATGATAGGGATATGGTACATCAAAAATACAATATTCTCTAATACCAACTACTTTTGTTACTTGCAACGTATCCTTTCTACCAGCACTAACTACCACAAAATCACCTATTTGAATATCATCTCCATTATATAAATAACAATAATTTTTCCCTCTTGGTTCAAAAATAACATCATAATAAAGGATGTGCATTGACTTTTCTAAATCAGCTAACATTTGATCAATTATAATTCTTTGTAACTGAGTATATTTTCTCTTTGTTTGTTTAATGAGTTCAATAAGTGCTTTTAAACTATTTATTCCAAGGTATTCCCCTTCCAAAGTAGCCATCTCTTCTTCTCTGTTTTTATATTTTATAGTTATACAACTTTGTATTTCAGTAGGTACTTGATTGTATATTAAATCTTCAAAGTCCATTATTTCTAAAATATCAACAATTGAATAAAGTATAGCTTTATCTTCTATATATTGAATATTTCCTTTATTTGATTCTTGGAATTCAATTCTTTTATGAAGTAAATTATATGTAATTGTTTGACCATCCTCATTATTAAAGCAATAAATACTTATTTTTTGAATATCTTTTGGATATAAAAAATCAAATGCCCATAAAGTATGATCTTCTAATTGCTCACGCAATAAATAAGATAAATCAATATTCTCTATTATCAATTCTTCATAGTAAGCACCATGATAATAAAAAGTATTCCCTTTTTCATTATGTAGTATTAGTTGCCAATCTGATTCGTTATTTTCTTGGTGATAATTAGAAAAATACTTTTCAAATAAGGTATCTATATATTGTATAACATTAGCTGGTAAGGTAATGATGTTTTGTTTAGGTGGTTTGTTGTTATTAATTTCATTTATACAAACAAGGCCATTATCTTGGATTACTATTTTTTGTTTTTTTACTATATCTAGTCCAGTTACTTGATGTGTACTAAGCAGTTCTATTCTTTTACATTTCCCATTAAAAGAATTATTTAATTTATGATTTTCTTTCAAATGACAAGTATTCATCTTAGAGTCCTCCTACTAATAGTATACCTTATTGCAATCTTTATAGAAATAAGTTTTATATGTTGATTTTAAATTGTATACATGTATAATAGGAGATACGTGTTATAAGAAGTTTGTTGATAAAACTGCAAACCGATAACACTCTGGAGAACCTTTTTAGTAAGGTGCCGAAGGTGTAAGAGTGAAACTCGAATCTCTCAGGCAAACGGACAGAGTTAAACAAGATATGTTTTTCTTTTTCGAGTTCTCTATAAAATATTTTAGGAGGATTTTTTTATGATTGAACAGATTGAACAGATTAACGGAATTATCAATGGGTATATTTGGGGTGTACCTGCACTTACTTTATTAATTGGTACGGGTATTTTAATGACTTTACGTACAAAAGGATTTCAGTTTAGATATTTTAAGCATATGTGGGATGTAACAATTGGGGCTGTATTTAAGAATAAAGATATTACTTCTAGTAAGGATAAGAATTCAATTTCTCAATTCCAAGCTTTGTGTACTGCTTTATCTGCTACTATTGGTACTGGTAATATTACTGGGATTGCAGTAGCCATTACTAGTGGTGGTCCAGGTGCTATTTTTTGGATGTGGATTGCAGCTATTGTTGGGATGATGACTAACTTTTCTGAAAATGTATTAGGGATTTTCTATCGTAGAAAAAATAAAGATGGTGAATGGTGCGGGGGTGCTATGTATTATCTTGAAGATGGTTTAGGGGCTAAGTTTAAGACTTTAGGGAAAGTTTTAGCTGTATTGTTTGCTAGTTTTGCTATGATTGCTTCGTTTGGGATTGGTAATATGGGACAAGTTTCTTCTATTAAGGAGTCTATTTTAACGGCTGCTGGAGCTACAGGTAATGTTACTGCTAGTATTGTGATTGGACTTGTTATTATGTTTTTAGCTGGTTTAGTAATTCTTGGTGGAATTACTCGAATTGCTAAAGCGAATGAAAAAATTGTACCTGCTATGGCTGGTGTTTACATATTAGGGGCTATTATCATTATTGTAATGCATTCGAATCAAATTATTCCTGCTTTCCAAGCTATCTTTAGCCATGCTTTAAGTAGTGAAGCAATTACTGGGGGAACATTAGGTACTGCGATTACTTGGGGATTTAAAAGAGGTGTGTTTTCTAATGAAGCTGGTTTAGGTTCTTCTGTTATTGTTCATAGTGCATCGAATGTAAAGGAACCAGTAGTACAAGGTTTATGGGGTATTTTTGAAGTTTTCTTTGATACTATTATTGTTTGTACTTTAACTGCTTTAGTTATCTTAACTTCTGGTTTAGTTAGTTTAGAAACAGGTGTTCCTTTTAATAGTGATTTAAGTAGTTTAGGTTTAGTAACAGAAATATTTGGATCTGTGTTTGGTACATTAGGTGGAGTATTCTTAGCTGTTGCTATTACATTATTTGCTTTTTCTACCGTACTAGGATGGTCTTATTATGGAACGAAATCTTGTGAATATTTATTTGGGACGAAAGCATCTCAAGTTTATAAACTTGCTTTTTTAGGAGTCGTTGTTGTTGGATGTGTTTTGGATGCATCTTTGATTATTGATATTTCAGATACTTTTAATGGATTTATGGCGATTCCTAACTTAATTGGGGTTGTTACTTTATCTGGATTGGTTGTTAAGATCACGAACAACTATGTACAACGAGTAATTAAGAAAAAAGATATTGAACCAATGCTTTCTAATTTTGCAGATTTACAAGCTTTACATGCAAAAGAAATAGCAGAAAAATAATAGAAGCAACTAGAGTTTATATTCTAGTTGCTTTTTTATTTTGTTTGTATAAAGAAAGTAGTACAATAAAGGAATAAAGGAGGAGTCTTATGAATAATTTTAATTTTTATGCACCAACAAAAATTGTATTTGGAAAAGATACAGAACAAAAAGTTGGTGAATTAGTGAAAGCACAAAAAGCTAATAAAGTATTAATTCATTATGGTGGTGCTAGTGCAGTGAAATCTGGTTTATTAGAAAGAGTCGTAAACTCTTTGAAAGAAGCAGGTATTGAATATGTTTTATTAGGAGGGGTTATCCCTAACCCACGTTTGTCTTTAGTATATGAAGGTATTGAGTTATGTAGAAAAGAAAAGGTGGATTTTATTCTTGCTGTTGGTGGTGGATCAGTTATTGATTCTGCCAAAGGAATTGCTTGGGGAGTTCCTTTTGATGGAGATGTTTGGGAATTATATGAAAAGAAACAAGAAGCTAGTGATGCTTTACCACTAGGTTGTATTTTAACAATTGCTGCGGCCGGTAGTGAAATGAGTGGTGGTAGTGTTCTAACAAAAGATGAGGGTGGTTTAAAAAGAGACTATTGCAATGATAATATTCGTTCTAAGTTTTCTATCATGAATCCTGAATTAACCCTTACTTTACCACCTTATCAAACAGCTGCTGGTTGTGTTGATATTTTGATGCATACTTTAGAAAGATATTTTGTTTCTGGATCAACTTTGGAAACAACAAAAAGCATAGCAGAAGCAATTATGAGAACAGTCATTACAAATACTAAAATATTACATCATGATCCTATGAATTATGATGCTAGAGCTGAAATTATGTGGTGTTCTAGTTTATCTCATAATGATTTAACTGGTTGTGGTAATCTAAGCAATGACTTTGCAAGTCATATGTTAGAACATGAAATTAGTGGATTATTTGATGTCACACATGGTGCTGGTTTAGCGGTGGTATGGCCTAGTTGGGCACGTTATGTATATCAAGACTGTTTAGATACTTTTGTGAGATTTGCAATAGAAGTAATGGGTATAGAAAATACTGGTGATAAAGAAACAATGGCTCTTCAAGGGATTGATGCTTTAGAAGCATTCTTTACATCTATTGATATGCCGGTAACAATGACTCAAATGAATTTAGAAGTTAGTGAAAAACAAGTAAGATATATGGCTAATTCTTGTAGTCAAGCAGCTGGTGGAAATTGTATTGGTAGTGCAAAATCTTTGGATTTAGAAGATATGTATCAAATATTAAAGGATGCAGTCTAAATGAATAAAATAATAGATACTTTTATCAGTAGTAATTTAACCAGTACAATCCAATATTATATTTATGAACCAGATAGTAATCCTAAAGGGATTATACAATTAACACATGGTATGATGGAGAGAATTGAGTTATATGAGGAGTTTATTGGGTTTATGTGTGATAAAGGATTTATTGTATGTGGCCATGATCATATTGGACATGGTCATTCTGGGGAACTTTCTGATAGTTTTGGATTTTTTGCTAACACAGCAGGATATCGATATTTAATTGAAGATCTTCATCAATTAAATACGATTATAAAAGAAAAATATGATGATCTCCCTTATTTTTTAATAGGTCATAGTTTAGGTTCTTTGGTAGCGAGAAACTATTTACGTCTTTATGCAAATGAAGTAGATGGATGTGTGTTCAGTGCATCTGGAAGTGCTAGTCCTCTTACTGTTCTGGGACTTATTTATGTAGAGTTTAAGATAAAAAGAAGTGGTCCTCATTTTGTTTCTGAATCTTTTGAAAAAACAATCTTTGGAAACTTTAATAAAGGACAAAAAGATAAGTTTAGTGGTTGGTTGTGTAGTAACCAAGAATTTATTGAAACTTTTAAAAATGATTCACTATGTCAATTTGGATTTAGTTTATCTGCTTATCGTGATTTATTAACATTATTTTACCAAAGTAATAAACAAAATTGGTTTACAAGTGTTCCAAATGAGATGCCAATCTTATTACTTTCTGGTAATCAAGATCCTATTATGAATAATGGAAAAGATATGCTAAAGGTAGAAGAAAATTTACGTAAAACGAATCATACAAAGATAAATTCTTATTTATATGATGGTTCTATGCATAATCTATTTCATGAAATAGATCGTTCTACTGTTTTTAATGATATATACCAATGGATTACAGCTTTATAATACTTCATATTATATGAAGTATTTTTTTATAACAAAAACGACCCTAAGGTCGTTTAGTAATCATAATATTCTCCTAATGTTAGATTGTTTTCATATAAAATAGTTGCTAGTTCTTCACCTACATAACGATAATGCCAGGGTTCATAAATATATCCTGTAATATCTGTTTTATCTTCAGGATAACTCATAATCCAACCATATTGATAAGCATAATTTTGCATCCATATACCAACGATTGTTTCATCTAATGTATTGTATAAACTATATTTATCACTAACATCAATCGCTAATCCTAATTCATGTTCACTAGAACGAGGATAGGCACTATAATAAGGTGCATTTTCAGGATCAGTTGCATAATAGCTGTTATATAAATTAGTTTGATATGCTTCACTACGATAACTAGAGACCAATGTGATATCGATACCATCTAATTGTGCTTGTGCCATCATTTCAAAATATGCACTTGCTGCTTCTTGCCTTAAATAATGATTTCCACCAATACTTACTAAATCATCTGGTTCCCATCCTTCTGGCAAAGCGTATTCCTTACTTATATAAACAGTAATATCACTTGGATTTGCAACAATATTCGTACCTTCCACTAACTCATTAACAGGGGCTAAGACAACAATAGTTGTCTTAGCAGTAGTTTGATTATCATTTCCATCGCTAGCAATAATATCAATAGAATACTCCCCTACCAAGGATGTATCTACTTGACCATCTACATCTAATTCAATATCATCAATAAAATAGTTATCAATAACATCAATACCTAAACTATTTACATCAAAAGTACTATATAACAATACTTCATATTGATCATCTAATCTGATAGTTGGTCCTGATGAATCTTTCACTGTTATTTCATAAGTAAAAGAATAATCTTGATAAGAATATACGATTTCATATGTTCCTAGTGACGATATTGTTATATCTTCATATTCTAATAAGTCAGTAATATCCTGATCTTTATAAGTTACCTGTAATGAAATATCATTTGGTAAAAAAGAATAATCTTGTCCATATTCTATTTCTTGTTTATAACTACTAACCTTCTTACCTTCTATTCTAGCAACATAAGTTGAATTGTTCATTAGAAAACAAATAACACCAACGATAATCACAATTAGTAATAGAATAATTTTTTTCTTTGTCATATTAATTACTCCTTTCAATTCTTACGATTGTATAATAATACATTATAAAAGTCACTATTTTTGTCATGAAAAAACTCTTTTTTTATTTACATTCGCAGGATTTTATTATGAAGTATTTAATATTCATTTGGTGTAGCGAAGATAATATGATTTACTTCTAGAACAATCCAAAATTTCTTTTTATTATAATGAAACACATGCAGGTAGGGAGCATGAAAATTAGGTCCAGGATATTTAATGAAAATTTGATTCAGTGCTTCATAAGCTACCCACAAACCAGAAATTTGCTTATCTTTAAAAATTTCATGATAACCTTTAGTAAAATATAACTCATTTTTAACATCTCTCCAATTATTAAATATGCATTTTTCCTTTGAATCTGTTGCTTTAAAATCATATTCTAAAGGGCTAATCATATCTAAATAATCCATCTTAGAATCACCTTGTAAGCTCTCTATGATTGTCTTTTGGTACATATCCACAACAAGTGGAACTGGCGTATCCTTTAATTCACTATAAAATATTCTAACTGGCATCCTACTTCCTCCTATTTTCTATAAACATTTAGCACAAATAAGTGAGTGATCACTCCAAAGACCAACCTTATTACTATCAACAAGTATAACTGGCATATGTTTTTTGTATGCACTAGCACTAAAGATAATATGATCAATACAAGTATTATCACCAAAAAAACTATTTTCTACTGTATTCGTATTATTCAGTTGTGGTCCTTTATATCCTAGTCTCTCAAGTTCCATTAAGTGACTTTTATGAAAAGGTTCTTGAAAATCACCTGCTATAATAACATTACAATCATTTGTTTCTTTTGCTTTAGAAATTAGTAATTCCCATTGGTATTTATAAAGTCGTTTTCTTTCTTCAATAAACCAAGCTGCTTTATTTTTAAAATTCACTGTTTGAACAACGTGTGTATTAATCAAATGATATTCTTGATTATCTATATTTGCAATTACATAATTAATCCTGTTTGGAAGCTCTACATCGAAATCCTTTCTAGAATAGCCTTTTAAAACATCTTTTTTGATAAGTGTGACTGACATAATACTTCGATTATGTTTATCATAATCAAAGAGAGGTAAAATAACTTCATAATCTTTAAATAATGATTCAATCAACTTAAGATACTTTTGATCACGTCCTGCAATTATTTCTTGAATCATGATAAATATTGGTTTTTCATAAAATTTAAAAACATAAGATGCAAAGCTTCTAATCTTTTGATCATATGATAATTTCCTATTTACAGGACACCATCCATTTAAGTTATAGCTTAAAATATAATTATTTTTCATTTTTCTTTTCCCCTATCCTAATATTTTCTTCAAATCTGACGATTCAAGCTTGGTTTTCCCCGTTTTACTAAGGTAACTTTGAACTCGAGTTGTGAATAAGCACATTTGTTCTATAGTCGCACTATCTTTCATCTGTTCATCATCCTCTAAAATTCTAGTTAACAATTTAACCATATAATCATATCTAGGATATTTCGTAAGCCCTAATTCCTGCATCAATATAGGTGCAAATTGCTTATGTAAATCTGAATACTTTGGCATCGCTATTAACACAGATGCATATGTTTTGGCATAAGACAAGTTCTCTTGTTCACTCATTTTATCCAAATGAGTGATACAAGAATTCCCAAAATCTTCAAATGCAAAAGTGTGTGGATACTTAGTAAGTAAAATAATACTTTTTTTAATTTCATTAATGTTTTTCATCTTTCTTCTCCCTATTTTCTATACTTATGTGTTACTACATCTACACATTAGTTACTTTTTTAAACTAATATCCTTAGATATTAGTTTTCAATATTTTTAAATTGATGATACACAGCCAGCTTAATTACATAGCTCATTCTAGGAACTCTTAGACCTTCTTGCCTTAAAAGAGATTGTAAATCTTCTAACTCCCTATAAATGTTTTCACTGATATAAATTCTAGGTGTTGAATCATTTTGACTACTGTCTTCGATTGATCGTTTTGCAATTTCACATTCTTGTGATAATGAGTTCCATTGTTCAACCGTAAGATTTCTTGAACTCCTAACAGCCATCTCAATGATACTTCCCACAGTAACATTTAAAGAAATATTGATAGAGATTCCATCAAGACTATCTTCATTCATAGTTAGTAGTTGTTCTTCAATACAATCTTGCAATCCATTAGTTCTAATATCCTTTTGTAGTTGTTCTGTTCTCCTAGCAATCAACCTGTCTATCCAATACTTTGTTTCATAAGCAAAACGTATTGTTTTGTATATTCGTGCCATCATGCTTTCCTCCTTTTTCATTAATGTGTAGCTGTACTAACACTATTATACATCAATAAAACAAATATGCAAGTACTTTTTTATTATTACACAAAAAAAGACACTTATCATCCTATTTAAGGTGATAAATGCCATATTTCATATTGTTGCAATAACCTACTTATCATTTTTATTAGAATACAATTTTGTTTCTAATATTTCTTTTGTTTTTTCTAATGTTCTCTTATATTTATTTTTACGCATATTAGGGAACGCTGACATAAGTCGACGTTGATAAAATGTATTATTTGTTAATAATTCATCAAATTTTTCAATCATTTCATCATGAATATCTAATTCTCTTATTCTTGTACGGAACTCATGTAAATTTAAATTCGAGTCCATTTCAATATATTTTTCTTCAAAATTATTCTTAATATCTTCTAATTTAACAAGTTGTATATTAATACCCAGAACATTATATAATGTCGCACTAAAATCCGCTACTATATAAATAAGAAACGCAAATAAAAAGCCTAATTTAAAATCTAAATTTCGAAGCTCCAATATAGCACTTATTTTA from Tannockella kyphosi harbors:
- a CDS encoding alanine/glycine:cation symporter family protein, giving the protein MIEQIEQINGIINGYIWGVPALTLLIGTGILMTLRTKGFQFRYFKHMWDVTIGAVFKNKDITSSKDKNSISQFQALCTALSATIGTGNITGIAVAITSGGPGAIFWMWIAAIVGMMTNFSENVLGIFYRRKNKDGEWCGGAMYYLEDGLGAKFKTLGKVLAVLFASFAMIASFGIGNMGQVSSIKESILTAAGATGNVTASIVIGLVIMFLAGLVILGGITRIAKANEKIVPAMAGVYILGAIIIIVMHSNQIIPAFQAIFSHALSSEAITGGTLGTAITWGFKRGVFSNEAGLGSSVIVHSASNVKEPVVQGLWGIFEVFFDTIIVCTLTALVILTSGLVSLETGVPFNSDLSSLGLVTEIFGSVFGTLGGVFLAVAITLFAFSTVLGWSYYGTKSCEYLFGTKASQVYKLAFLGVVVVGCVLDASLIIDISDTFNGFMAIPNLIGVVTLSGLVVKITNNYVQRVIKKKDIEPMLSNFADLQALHAKEIAEK
- a CDS encoding iron-containing alcohol dehydrogenase, whose product is MNNFNFYAPTKIVFGKDTEQKVGELVKAQKANKVLIHYGGASAVKSGLLERVVNSLKEAGIEYVLLGGVIPNPRLSLVYEGIELCRKEKVDFILAVGGGSVIDSAKGIAWGVPFDGDVWELYEKKQEASDALPLGCILTIAAAGSEMSGGSVLTKDEGGLKRDYCNDNIRSKFSIMNPELTLTLPPYQTAAGCVDILMHTLERYFVSGSTLETTKSIAEAIMRTVITNTKILHHDPMNYDARAEIMWCSSLSHNDLTGCGNLSNDFASHMLEHEISGLFDVTHGAGLAVVWPSWARYVYQDCLDTFVRFAIEVMGIENTGDKETMALQGIDALEAFFTSIDMPVTMTQMNLEVSEKQVRYMANSCSQAAGGNCIGSAKSLDLEDMYQILKDAV
- a CDS encoding alpha/beta fold hydrolase; amino-acid sequence: MNKIIDTFISSNLTSTIQYYIYEPDSNPKGIIQLTHGMMERIELYEEFIGFMCDKGFIVCGHDHIGHGHSGELSDSFGFFANTAGYRYLIEDLHQLNTIIKEKYDDLPYFLIGHSLGSLVARNYLRLYANEVDGCVFSASGSASPLTVLGLIYVEFKIKRSGPHFVSESFEKTIFGNFNKGQKDKFSGWLCSNQEFIETFKNDSLCQFGFSLSAYRDLLTLFYQSNKQNWFTSVPNEMPILLLSGNQDPIMNNGKDMLKVEENLRKTNHTKINSYLYDGSMHNLFHEIDRSTVFNDIYQWITAL
- a CDS encoding M15 family metallopeptidase, coding for MTKKKIILLLIVIIVGVICFLMNNSTYVARIEGKKVSSYKQEIEYGQDYSFLPNDISLQVTYKDQDITDLLEYEDITISSLGTYEIVYSYQDYSFTYEITVKDSSGPTIRLDDQYEVLLYSTFDVNSLGIDVIDNYFIDDIELDVDGQVDTSLVGEYSIDIIASDGNDNQTTAKTTIVVLAPVNELVEGTNIVANPSDITVYISKEYALPEGWEPDDLVSIGGNHYLRQEAASAYFEMMAQAQLDGIDITLVSSYRSEAYQTNLYNSYYATDPENAPYYSAYPRSSEHELGLAIDVSDKYSLYNTLDETIVGIWMQNYAYQYGWIMSYPEDKTDITGYIYEPWHYRYVGEELATILYENNLTLGEYYDY
- a CDS encoding endonuclease/exonuclease/phosphatase family protein, with the translated sequence MKNNYILSYNLNGWCPVNRKLSYDQKIRSFASYVFKFYEKPIFIMIQEIIAGRDQKYLKLIESLFKDYEVILPLFDYDKHNRSIMSVTLIKKDVLKGYSRKDFDVELPNRINYVIANIDNQEYHLINTHVVQTVNFKNKAAWFIEERKRLYKYQWELLISKAKETNDCNVIIAGDFQEPFHKSHLMELERLGYKGPQLNNTNTVENSFFGDNTCIDHIIFSASAYKKHMPVILVDSNKVGLWSDHSLICAKCL
- a CDS encoding putative ABC transporter permease → MDFYANIFLYLGIYSFIGWCCECIYCSLGSGKVVNRGFLYGPFCPIYGFGALGTVYLLQWVPQNVTTIFIAGVILTSSLEYFTSWAMETLFKTSWWDYSNNKFNINGRVCLLNSTLFGFLCVILTFDLHPKISAILELRNLDFKLGFLFAFLIYIVADFSATLYNVLGINIQLVKLEDIKNNFEEKYIEMDSNLNLHEFRTRIRELDIHDEMIEKFDELLTNNTFYQRRLMSAFPNMRKNKYKRTLEKTKEILETKLYSNKNDK